A window of the Dickeya dianthicola NCPPB 453 genome harbors these coding sequences:
- the manX gene encoding PTS mannose transporter subunit IIAB codes for MSIAIMLCTHGATAGPLLNTAEMILGEQSNVGWIDFVPGENAEILMEKYQAKLAELDTSEGVLFLVDTWGGSPFNAASRLVNDKKNHEVIAGVNIPMLAETFMARDDNPEFGELVAIAMEAGRAGVKALKAPDPEKTPRPEPVRAKPAPAPGAGGHMKIGLARIDDRLIHGQVATRWTKETNVNRIIVVSDEVAADNVRKTLLTQVAPPGVSAHVVDVAKAVRVYNNPKYASDRVMLLFTNPTDVLRLVEDNVKMTSINIGGMAYRQGKTQVNNAVSIDDKDIAAFNKLHERGIELEVRKVSTDTKINMMDLITKVAR; via the coding sequence GTGAGTATTGCCATCATGCTATGCACTCATGGCGCCACGGCCGGTCCGCTGTTAAATACAGCTGAAATGATTCTTGGTGAACAAAGTAACGTTGGCTGGATTGATTTTGTTCCCGGCGAAAACGCCGAAATCCTAATGGAGAAATATCAGGCGAAGCTGGCCGAACTGGACACCTCGGAAGGGGTGCTTTTTCTGGTCGACACCTGGGGAGGCAGCCCATTCAACGCCGCCAGCCGTCTGGTGAATGACAAGAAAAATCATGAAGTGATCGCCGGGGTCAATATTCCAATGCTGGCCGAGACGTTTATGGCCCGTGATGACAACCCTGAATTTGGCGAACTGGTCGCGATCGCAATGGAGGCCGGTCGCGCAGGAGTCAAAGCGCTGAAGGCGCCCGACCCGGAAAAAACACCCCGCCCCGAGCCCGTCAGAGCCAAACCGGCACCGGCGCCGGGAGCCGGCGGGCACATGAAGATTGGGCTGGCGCGTATTGACGACCGCCTGATCCACGGGCAGGTCGCCACCCGCTGGACCAAGGAAACCAACGTCAATCGAATTATTGTGGTCAGTGACGAAGTGGCGGCGGACAACGTGCGAAAAACCCTGCTGACGCAGGTGGCCCCGCCCGGCGTTTCGGCTCACGTGGTCGACGTCGCCAAGGCGGTGAGGGTTTACAACAACCCGAAATACGCCTCTGACCGCGTCATGCTGCTGTTCACCAACCCGACCGACGTGCTGCGGCTGGTGGAGGATAACGTCAAGATGACCTCAATCAACATCGGCGGCATGGCCTATCGTCAGGGCAAAACCCAGGTCAATAACGCCGTCTCGATTGACGACAAGGATATCGCGGCGTTCAACAAGCTCCATGAACGAGGTATTGAACTGGAAGTCCGCAAAGTATCGACAGATACCAAAATTAATATGATGGATTTGATCACCAAGGTGGCGCGTTAG